In Verrucomicrobiia bacterium, the genomic stretch CTCTGGCCCCCGTCATGCATCGCAGCTTTTTCAGCAGCGGTCGATTCGCCTGGTATTACTTTACCGGGCTGCCTGCCTGCCTGCGATTGCGTTGAACGTTCATTGAATTAACCCGCCGCAGGTCCCCACCTGCGGTTTTTTTGTGGAGACCTGCAGCCAGCAAGAAAGAATGTATGATCATTGTTCTCAAACCAGGGTTGACGCGGAAGCAGGAAACCACCGTTCTCGCCGAAATCCGCAAACGCGGCTACCGGCCTCACGTGATGCGCGGCATCGCGCGCACCGTCGTGGGAGCCATCGGCGATGAATTGAAACAGGGATCGCTCGAGACGCTGGCGTCCGTCTTTCCACAGTTCGTGGAGAGCGTGATGCCGGTTCAAAAGCGGTACAAGCTGGTGAGCCGCGAAGCGCATCCGACGGATTCGACGGTGGCGGTGCGCGACCAGATCATTGGCGGAAAGAAGTTCCAGGTCATGGCAGGCCCCTGCTCCGTGGAGAACGAACAGCAGCTCCTGACGACCGCGGAAGCCGTCAAGGCTGCGGGCGCAACGGTCCTGCGCGGCGGTGCGTTCAAGCCGCGCACCTCGCCTTATGAATTCCAGGGCTTGGGAGAAAAGGGCCTGAAACTCCTTGCCAAGGCGCGGCGCGTGACGGGGTTGCCGGTGATCACCGAACTGTTGTCCGAGGCCCACGCCGAAATGGTTGCTGAATACACGGACATCATTCAGATCGGGGCGCGCAACGCCCAAAACTTCCAATTGCTCATCGCCGCAGCGCGAACGGGCAAGCCGGTGCTCCTGAAGCGGGGTTTGTCAATGAAGGTCGAGGAATGGCTCCTCGCGGGCGAATACATTCTCGCCAATGAGAATAGCAATCTCATGTTCTGCGAACGCGGCATTCGTACGTTCGAGACCTACACGCGCAATACTTTGGACCTGTCGATGATTCCCATCATCAAAAAGGAGAGCCATTGCCCGATCGTGATCGATCCCAGCCAGGGCGCCGGCCGCGCAGATCTGGTCGTTGCCATGTGCAAGGGTGCCGTTGCGATGGGAGCGGATGCGTTGCTCATTGAGGTGCATCCCAACCCGGCGGAGGCCTGGAGCGATGGCGCCCAGCAGGTATCCCTCGAACGGTTCAAAACGCTGATGGAGGAGCTGCGGCCCTTTATTGCCGCAGCTGGAAGGGACTGAGAAACCGTCGCCGGAAATGAAAGATGCGGCGTCCGGGATCCGGAACGCCGCATCGGGAGAATCAATTGTCGTTGGATCAGGCCAGATGTGGGTGGCCCACCGCTGCTTCCACTTCGGCGTGTGCGTGATTGTGATCGGGGCCGAAATGGAATCCGTTTTCATCCTGGAATCCAACCGGCGCATTGGCTGTGGTGATATAACCGATGACAAGTCCGGCAGCGACCAATCCTACGAGCATCAAAACGGCGATCATGCCGGTCATTCAGCAGGCCTGGTACCAAGGGTTGTCCCGGGGAGCGGGAGTGTTTATCCGGACGCGGAGTGTCCCGTTCGTGTGTCCAGTGTCCCGCAACGGGACACAAGGCCCGCAGACCCATCCAGGGTTTTAACCTTTGGATTCGTCGAGGAAAACGATCTTGGGACCGGTTTTCGGCTGGGCAAAGCTCTCCAGCAACGTCGGAGCGTTCGCGGGGGACGGGGTGGGCGGCAGGTTCTTCGCAGGTTCCAGAGCCGAGCGAAGTGCGCCTTCAACGAGCTGCGCACAATGGATCTTCATCGGCGGCAAGGGCCCGAGTTCGCCGGAAAGCTCCTCGGTTTTTAGAGCAAGGGCTTCCTCCGCGGTTTTGCCCCGGATCAGTTCGGTCGCGAGGCTCGCGACGGCAATGGCGGTTTCGCAGCCGAAAGATTGAAAAGTCGCGCGATCAATTACCTTCCGTCCGTTTTGTTCCTTGAACTTCACCCACAGGCGCAACATCTCGCCGCAGTCCGAGCTGCCCACGGTTCCAATGGCGTCCGCATTCGCGAGCTCGCCCATGTTCTGCGGATTCGCCAGCAGGTCCTGGATCCTTTTCTGAAGAGTTTCGTTCATGTTCTTTGAGTTGGCAGCGGCTCAACCAAGTTTATAGCGGCGCATCGCCGGCGCGACATCTTGGGCCCAGGCGTCGATTCCGCCGCGCAGGCAGCGCACGTTCTGCAGTCCATGGCCCATGAAATAGGCCGCGGCATCCAAGCCCGTTTTTCCCTGGTGATCAATGACCACGAGCGGTCGCGTATTCGTTCCTTCCGACATGATCTCCCGCATCAGGTCCTGTGAAAGCAGCTGCGAACCCTCGATGTGAACGGCTTCAAATTCTTCCCGCGACCGCACATCCACGAGGCGCAGTGAGGGATCTTCCTCACGCAAGCGCGCGAGTTCCTGCGCAGACACGAGTACCCGCGCATCCTGCTCGTGGCTGGACTGGATATGATCGAGAACCTCGGCAACGTCGAGTTTTCCATTGCGTTCGCAAACCTGGGCGAGGGTCTCGTTCGGCTGAAACCCGCAACTGCTGCAGCCGCCAATATGATAGCGGCGGAACAAGGCGCGTTGCGCCCCGGGATAAACCTGCAGCACCGCGCTCATCGGAGAATCCGGACGAATGGTTTCAGTGATCACGACCTCAGTTTGCACGCGGAAGCGATGACTGTCCAATCCCGCGCACGGCAGTTCTTGTGAGCGATTGCATCGTTCGATTAGTCTCACTCAATGGAAGTTTCCGACTGGACCAGTCTCAGCGACGAGCAGTTGCTGGAGAAGCGCATCGCCCAACTGGGACTGCGTCTGGACGGAACTCCCTTGGAAGCGTTGATTCAGCAGCTTTATGCCGAGCTTTCAGCGAAGGGACTGTCCTTCCATCCGCGCTGCCACATTGGTGATGAATGGTTTGTTCCTGTAAATGTTCCAGCCATCTTCATTCC encodes the following:
- a CDS encoding iron-sulfur cluster assembly scaffold protein, encoding MNETLQKRIQDLLANPQNMGELANADAIGTVGSSDCGEMLRLWVKFKEQNGRKVIDRATFQSFGCETAIAVASLATELIRGKTAEEALALKTEELSGELGPLPPMKIHCAQLVEGALRSALEPAKNLPPTPSPANAPTLLESFAQPKTGPKIVFLDESKG
- a CDS encoding rhodanese-like domain-containing protein; the protein is MITETIRPDSPMSAVLQVYPGAQRALFRRYHIGGCSSCGFQPNETLAQVCERNGKLDVAEVLDHIQSSHEQDARVLVSAQELARLREEDPSLRLVDVRSREEFEAVHIEGSQLLSQDLMREIMSEGTNTRPLVVIDHQGKTGLDAAAYFMGHGLQNVRCLRGGIDAWAQDVAPAMRRYKLG
- the aroF gene encoding 3-deoxy-7-phosphoheptulonate synthase, with amino-acid sequence MIIVLKPGLTRKQETTVLAEIRKRGYRPHVMRGIARTVVGAIGDELKQGSLETLASVFPQFVESVMPVQKRYKLVSREAHPTDSTVAVRDQIIGGKKFQVMAGPCSVENEQQLLTTAEAVKAAGATVLRGGAFKPRTSPYEFQGLGEKGLKLLAKARRVTGLPVITELLSEAHAEMVAEYTDIIQIGARNAQNFQLLIAAARTGKPVLLKRGLSMKVEEWLLAGEYILANENSNLMFCERGIRTFETYTRNTLDLSMIPIIKKESHCPIVIDPSQGAGRADLVVAMCKGAVAMGADALLIEVHPNPAEAWSDGAQQVSLERFKTLMEELRPFIAAAGRD